The DNA region CGGTGTTCTGGGGGTCTGTATCGGATACATTGGTACCGTCCCTTGAGGCTATTGCAGCGAGAAACAACTCGTGAAGGTGGCTAGCGGCCGCTTCTGAGGTAAGCATCGGTGCCCGTTCAGTTGTGTCGTTGAGAGTGGCGTGGTCGATTGCTTGTGCCAGTTCCCGTTCCACTGTGTCCGCATCGTTCGGAGCCACGATCTGGATTCGTTTGTCGTTTCCCGCAGCGGAGCACAGAACCAGGGGTCCGCCGTTGCCGATAACGATGACGGGCCTTCCCGACATCAGGCCCTCGGCGAGGGCAAGTCCTCCCTCCTCGCGCAAGCCGGTGTACAGTGTCGCGGCCGCACCCGCCATCATCTTTTGCACGTCCGCTCGAGGAATTCTCCCTGTGGTCCGTACCTTGTCCTGTAAGGACAGCGCGTTGATCATCCTTAGCACAGCTTCAAGCTGTGGACCCTCGCCAACGATGACAAGCCGTGCGGCAGCATCGGTGTACTGCATTGCTCGTACGGCAAGGAGAGGACCCTTTCGTGACTCCACCGCCCCGACCCACACGATCTCCCCCGTCGATTCCGCCTGGGTCGCCTTGGGAGCAATAGTGAACTCAGCATGGTTGAGAAGTACGTCGAGCGAGTTGTTTCGTCCAACCCGACGTTGTGTGCTCGGGTTCTGGAAGAGTGCGATCGTCGCCTCTTTCCACATTGCTCTGGTTCTGGGGTTGAGGGCGGAGAGACGGACCGAGAATGCGTCGAAGAATTCTTCAAGGAGGTCTCGCCTGCTCAA from Acidobacteriota bacterium includes:
- a CDS encoding glycosyltransferase family 4 protein, with the translated sequence MSPSEGSESGAGWGLLQAVRRFADVTVLHASSDAEELARYQTEHPSSGVKFVHVPVARYPNPDHQNKIFRFIAYIRWIPRARRAALGLIATEPFDVIHHATWSVYWLPSAARGLGLPVIWGPVGGAVITPGPLRSTLSRRDLLEEFFDAFSVRLSALNPRTRAMWKEATIALFQNPSTQRRVGRNNSLDVLLNHAEFTIAPKATQAESTGEIVWVGAVESRKGPLLAVRAMQYTDAAARLVIVGEGPQLEAVLRMINALSLQDKVRTTGRIPRADVQKMMAGAAATLYTGLREEGGLALAEGLMSGRPVIVIGNGGPLVLCSAAGNDKRIQIVAPNDADTVERELAQAIDHATLNDTTERAPMLTSEAAASHLHELFLAAIASRDGTNVSDTDPQNTEGA